Proteins from a single region of Fusobacterium gonidiaformans ATCC 25563:
- the hcp gene encoding hydroxylamine reductase has translation MCHTNMFCYQCQETFKNEGCQISGVCGKKPTTASLQDLLIYIDKGVANYSQALRQAKSPLIDNTVNKYLINSLFITITNANFDDQEIFHEIQRGLQLRESLKAECERLGLHTKFENHNLAKWYFTNERDVLNFSKTVGVLRTANEDIRSLRELLTYGLKGMAAYTEHAFNLGKTDDSLFAFIEKALLATEDDSLGVNELIPLVLECGQFGVSAMALLDNANTSAFGNPEITKVNIGVGTRPGILISGHDLNDIKQLLEQSKDAGVDIYTHSEMLPAHYYPELKKYPHLFGNYGNAWWKQKEEFETFNGPIVFTTNCIVPPKKGASYEGKVFTTNAAGFPDWKKIPVREDGTKDFSEVIEMAKTCQAPKEIEHGEIIGGFAHNQVFALADKVVEAVKSGAIKKFVVMGGCDGRHKERDYYGDFAQALPKDTVILTAGCAKYRYNKMNLGDIGGIPRVLDAGQCNDSYSLAVIALKLKEVFDLDDINKLPIIYNIAWYEQKAVIVLLALLYLGVKNIHLGPTLPAFLSPNVAKVLVENFGIAGIGTVEDDMKKFFEM, from the coding sequence ATGTGTCATACAAATATGTTTTGTTACCAATGTCAAGAAACATTTAAAAATGAAGGGTGCCAAATTTCAGGGGTTTGCGGAAAGAAACCTACAACAGCTTCCTTGCAAGATCTACTGATCTATATCGATAAAGGAGTGGCAAATTATAGCCAAGCTTTAAGACAAGCAAAGAGCCCTCTTATAGATAATACTGTAAATAAATATTTAATCAACTCTTTGTTCATCACCATTACCAATGCAAACTTCGATGATCAAGAAATTTTCCATGAAATTCAAAGAGGTTTACAACTTCGAGAAAGCTTAAAAGCAGAGTGTGAAAGATTGGGATTACATACAAAATTTGAAAATCATAATCTAGCAAAATGGTATTTTACAAATGAAAGAGATGTCTTAAACTTCTCAAAAACAGTTGGGGTGTTGAGAACGGCTAACGAAGATATTCGTTCTTTACGAGAATTATTGACTTATGGATTAAAGGGAATGGCAGCTTATACAGAACATGCTTTCAATTTAGGAAAAACAGATGACAGTCTATTTGCTTTTATTGAAAAAGCTCTATTAGCAACAGAAGATGATAGTTTAGGTGTGAACGAATTGATTCCTCTAGTATTAGAATGTGGACAATTTGGAGTATCTGCTATGGCTTTATTAGACAATGCAAACACCTCTGCTTTTGGAAATCCAGAAATTACAAAAGTAAATATTGGAGTAGGAACAAGACCAGGAATTTTAATCAGCGGACATGATTTAAATGATATTAAACAACTATTGGAACAAAGTAAGGATGCCGGAGTAGATATTTATACTCACTCAGAAATGTTACCGGCTCATTACTATCCTGAATTAAAGAAATATCCTCACCTATTTGGAAACTATGGAAATGCTTGGTGGAAACAAAAAGAAGAATTTGAAACTTTCAATGGACCTATTGTCTTCACAACAAACTGTATTGTTCCTCCTAAAAAAGGAGCTAGTTATGAAGGGAAAGTGTTCACAACCAATGCTGCAGGATTCCCAGATTGGAAGAAAATTCCTGTAAGAGAAGATGGAACAAAAGATTTCTCAGAAGTGATTGAAATGGCAAAAACTTGTCAAGCTCCAAAAGAAATCGAACATGGAGAAATTATTGGAGGGTTTGCTCATAATCAAGTCTTTGCTTTAGCAGATAAAGTGGTAGAAGCTGTCAAATCCGGAGCAATTAAAAAATTCGTTGTTATGGGTGGATGTGATGGAAGACATAAAGAAAGAGATTACTATGGAGATTTCGCTCAAGCTCTACCAAAAGATACTGTCATTTTAACTGCAGGATGTGCAAAATACAGATACAATAAAATGAATCTAGGAGACATTGGTGGTATTCCAAGAGTTTTAGATGCAGGACAATGTAATGATTCTTACTCTTTAGCAGTCATTGCCTTGAAATTAAAAGAAGTATTTGATTTAGATGACATCAATAAATTACCAATTATTTACAACATCGCTTGGTATGAACAAAAAGCAGTTATTGTATTATTAGCTTTACTATATCTTGGTGTAAAAAATATTCACTTAGGACCAACATTACCAGCTTTCCTTTCTCCTAACGTTGCAAAAGTATTAGTAGAAAACTTTGGAATTGCAGGAATCGGAACCGTAGAAGACGATATGAAAAAATTCTTTGAAATGTAG
- a CDS encoding PTS transporter subunit IIC produces the protein MKNFCIKTLNGMALGLFSSLIIGLILKQCGQFLHLPILIQFGTLAQYFMGPAIGVGVAYSLQSPPLVLITSLITGAFGAGTIQFVEGIAQIKIGEPMGAYIASLVAALLVTNLSGKTKLDIILLPACTIIVGCLVGIFISPAISLFMKYLGEIINTATALHPIMMGMTLAVSMGMILTLPISSAAIGISLGLHGLAAGAALVGCCCQMIGFATISYRENGIGGFISQGIGTSMLQIPNIIKNPWIWLPPTLASAILGPISTSIFHMESNAVGSGMGTSGLVGQVSTLAVMGTTSLLPMLLLHFLLPAILSLIFAKILMKQNKIQLGDMKL, from the coding sequence ATGAAAAATTTTTGTATTAAGACATTAAACGGTATGGCATTAGGGCTATTTTCTTCTTTGATTATTGGTTTAATCTTGAAACAATGTGGACAATTTCTTCATCTTCCGATATTGATACAATTTGGAACTTTGGCACAATACTTTATGGGACCTGCAATAGGTGTCGGAGTTGCTTATTCTTTGCAATCCCCCCCTTTGGTACTCATCACTTCTCTCATCACAGGAGCTTTTGGAGCTGGAACGATTCAATTTGTAGAAGGAATTGCTCAAATTAAAATTGGAGAACCTATGGGAGCCTATATTGCCTCTTTAGTTGCTGCTTTACTTGTTACCAATCTTTCAGGAAAAACAAAATTAGATATTATTTTACTTCCTGCTTGTACTATTATTGTAGGATGTCTTGTAGGAATTTTTATTTCCCCTGCCATTAGCCTGTTCATGAAATATTTAGGAGAAATTATCAATACCGCGACAGCTCTTCATCCTATTATGATGGGAATGACTCTTGCCGTTTCTATGGGAATGATTTTAACCTTACCTATCAGTTCTGCAGCCATAGGAATTTCTTTAGGACTTCATGGGCTCGCTGCAGGAGCGGCTTTAGTAGGTTGTTGTTGTCAAATGATAGGCTTTGCAACGATTTCCTATCGTGAAAACGGAATAGGTGGTTTCATTTCACAAGGAATTGGAACTTCTATGTTGCAAATTCCAAATATTATTAAAAATCCTTGGATATGGCTTCCACCAACTTTGGCAAGTGCTATTTTAGGTCCTATTTCTACTTCTATTTTTCATATGGAGAGTAATGCCGTAGGATCCGGAATGGGAACGAGTGGACTCGTAGGACAAGTGTCTACCTTAGCAGTCATGGGAACAACTTCTTTACTACCTATGCTATTATTACACTTCCTGCTACCAGCTATTTTAAGCTTAATTTTCGCAAAAATTTTAATGAAACAAAATAAAATTCAACTAGGAGATATGAAATTATAA
- a CDS encoding transcription repressor NadR, which yields MTGETRREKIVSLLKNQEKAISGREFAQQLEVSRQVIVQDIAILRAKNVPILSSPEGYLLEKTEKKLQFSFFSRHQSLQEMKEELEIIVDYGGKLLNIQVEHEIYGLITSNLCLQNRLDIELFLEKLQETNSKPLSFLTNGLHSHTVEVDDLNQKKFILKKLQEKGFLQ from the coding sequence ATGACAGGGGAAACAAGAAGAGAAAAAATAGTATCTTTACTAAAAAATCAAGAAAAAGCAATCAGTGGTAGAGAGTTTGCACAACAATTGGAAGTAAGTCGACAAGTAATTGTACAAGATATCGCTATTCTACGGGCTAAAAATGTGCCTATTCTTTCTTCACCAGAAGGATATTTATTGGAAAAAACAGAAAAAAAATTACAATTTTCTTTCTTTTCTAGACATCAATCTTTGCAAGAAATGAAAGAAGAGTTAGAAATTATTGTAGATTATGGAGGAAAATTATTAAATATACAGGTAGAACATGAAATTTATGGTTTAATTACTTCCAATCTATGTTTACAAAATCGTCTTGACATTGAACTTTTTTTAGAAAAATTACAAGAAACAAACTCAAAACCTCTTTCTTTTTTAACAAATGGATTACACTCTCACACTGTGGAAGTGGATGACTTAAACCAAAAAAAATTCATTTTAAAAAAATTACAAGAAAAAGGATTTCTACAATAA
- a CDS encoding IS30 family transposase, with amino-acid sequence MAQQQYTTKRRKGQHLTLIERGKIEAFLKINIPKIQIASEIGISIRTLYREINRGMVRGLLNSDYSTYDAYSAEFAHKKYLEAMKSKEGTLKIGKNRKLIEYVENSMLNDKNSPYVALEKAKKENIEVNICLKTLYNYIHKQLFINFSEEDMIYKKDRRKQEKIPKRIRKIGGRSIEERPEEINNRQEVGHFEADTVVGKRGTKEAILVLTDRKTRLEMVRKIPDKTAESVIKELSKIIIEYPGVIKSITSDNGSEFMRADKIEEENIAYYYAHSYSSWERGSNENNNKLIRRFIPKGTDISEVSEEEIKEIEKWMNDYPRKLFNGKSANEMYLSEFTKYFS; translated from the coding sequence ATGGCTCAACAACAGTATACAACAAAAAGAAGAAAAGGACAACATTTAACTTTAATTGAGAGAGGTAAAATTGAAGCTTTCTTAAAAATTAATATCCCTAAAATTCAAATTGCTTCTGAAATTGGTATTAGCATCAGAACTCTTTATCGCGAAATTAATAGAGGAATGGTTAGAGGTCTTCTTAATTCTGATTATTCTACTTATGACGCTTATTCTGCTGAGTTTGCGCATAAAAAATATTTGGAAGCTATGAAAAGTAAAGAAGGAACTCTAAAAATTGGGAAAAATCGTAAATTAATAGAATATGTCGAGAATTCTATGCTCAATGATAAAAATTCTCCATATGTTGCCTTAGAAAAAGCTAAAAAAGAAAATATAGAAGTAAACATCTGTTTAAAAACTCTATATAACTACATACATAAACAATTATTCATAAATTTTTCTGAAGAGGATATGATTTACAAAAAAGACAGAAGAAAACAAGAAAAAATCCCAAAAAGAATAAGAAAAATCGGTGGAAGAAGTATAGAAGAAAGACCAGAAGAAATAAATAATAGACAAGAAGTAGGACATTTTGAAGCTGATACTGTAGTAGGAAAAAGAGGGACAAAGGAAGCAATATTAGTATTAACTGATAGAAAAACAAGGCTAGAGATGGTAAGAAAGATCCCTGATAAAACAGCAGAAAGTGTAATAAAAGAACTAAGCAAGATAATAATAGAATATCCTGGAGTTATAAAAAGCATAACAAGTGATAATGGTAGCGAATTTATGAGAGCAGACAAAATAGAGGAAGAAAATATCGCATATTACTATGCGCATAGTTATAGCTCATGGGAGAGAGGCAGTAATGAAAATAATAACAAGCTGATAAGAAGATTCATTCCTAAAGGAACTGATATATCTGAAGTAAGTGAAGAAGAAATTAAAGAAATAGAAAAGTGGATGAATGATTATCCAAGGAAATTATTTAATGGAAAAAGTGCAAATGAAATGTATTTAAGTGAGTTTACAAAATATTTTTCATAA
- a CDS encoding ABC-F family ATP-binding cassette domain-containing protein — translation MIITSGLGMRFSGRKLFEDANLKFTPGNCYGIIGANGAGKSTFVKILSGDLEATEGEVIFDKKKRMSVLKQDHFQYEEEEVLNVVLMGNKILWDIMVEKNAIYAKEEFTDEDGLRAAELEGEFAELNGWEAETEAETLLMGLGIGADLHHALMKELTEPQKVKVLLAQALFGEPDALLLDEPTNGLDIKAISWLENFIMNLEHTTVLVVSHDRHFLNKVCTHITDIDYGKIKMYVGNYDFWYESNQLMIQLISNKNKKLEQKRQELQEFIARFSANASKSKQATSRKKQLEKLQLEDMQISNRKYPFVEFKPDRDAGNNMLKVENLSKTIDGVKILDNVSFMINTGDKVVFLAKNDIVKTTLLSILAGEMEADSGSYTWGVTTSQAYMPRDNSAFFTNSDLNLIEWLRPYSPDEHEAFVRGFLGRMLFSGEETLKKCTVLSGGEKVRCMLSRMMLSGANVLLFDNPSDHLDLESITSLNKALIKFSGTILFGAHDHEFIQTVANRIIEITPSGIVDKLMSYDEYLEDEELQAKIEAMYAE, via the coding sequence ATGATTATTACAAGTGGATTGGGAATGCGTTTTTCAGGAAGAAAACTTTTTGAAGATGCAAACTTAAAATTTACCCCAGGAAATTGTTATGGAATTATTGGAGCAAATGGAGCAGGAAAATCTACTTTTGTGAAGATATTATCGGGAGATTTAGAAGCAACGGAAGGAGAAGTAATCTTTGATAAAAAGAAAAGAATGTCCGTTTTGAAACAAGATCACTTCCAATACGAAGAAGAAGAAGTATTAAATGTTGTTTTGATGGGAAATAAGATCCTTTGGGATATTATGGTAGAAAAAAATGCCATTTATGCAAAAGAAGAATTTACAGATGAAGATGGTTTAAGAGCAGCGGAATTGGAAGGAGAATTTGCAGAATTAAATGGTTGGGAAGCAGAAACAGAAGCAGAAACTCTATTGATGGGATTAGGAATTGGAGCAGATTTACATCATGCCTTGATGAAGGAATTAACAGAGCCACAAAAGGTAAAGGTATTATTAGCTCAAGCTTTGTTCGGTGAGCCGGATGCTTTGTTGTTGGACGAACCGACAAACGGTTTAGATATTAAAGCAATTTCTTGGTTAGAAAATTTCATTATGAACTTAGAACATACGACTGTTTTGGTTGTTTCACATGATAGACACTTTTTAAATAAAGTATGTACTCATATTACAGATATTGATTACGGAAAGATTAAAATGTATGTTGGAAACTATGATTTCTGGTATGAATCCAATCAATTGATGATACAATTGATTTCAAATAAGAATAAGAAGTTAGAACAAAAAAGGCAAGAGTTGCAAGAGTTTATTGCACGTTTCAGTGCAAATGCTTCCAAGTCAAAACAAGCAACCTCTAGAAAAAAACAATTGGAAAAATTACAATTGGAAGATATGCAAATCTCTAACAGAAAATATCCATTTGTTGAATTTAAACCGGATAGAGATGCAGGAAATAATATGCTAAAAGTGGAAAATCTATCAAAAACAATTGATGGAGTAAAAATATTAGATAATGTAAGTTTCATGATTAATACAGGAGACAAAGTTGTTTTCTTAGCGAAAAATGATATTGTAAAGACGACTTTATTAAGTATCTTAGCAGGAGAAATGGAAGCAGATTCCGGAAGTTATACTTGGGGAGTAACCACCTCACAAGCCTATATGCCAAGAGATAATAGTGCTTTCTTTACAAATTCGGATTTAAATTTGATTGAATGGTTGCGACCATATTCGCCGGATGAACATGAAGCTTTTGTACGAGGATTTTTAGGAAGAATGTTATTTTCAGGGGAAGAAACTTTGAAGAAGTGCACAGTCTTATCAGGAGGGGAAAAAGTTCGTTGTATGTTATCTAGAATGATGCTTTCCGGTGCAAATGTATTATTATTTGATAACCCAAGTGACCACTTAGACTTAGAATCTATCACTTCTTTGAATAAGGCTTTGATCAAATTTAGTGGAACGATTTTATTTGGAGCTCATGACCATGAATTTATCCAAACGGTAGCGAATCGTATTATTGAAATCACTCCGAGTGGGATTGTGGATAAATTGATGTCTTATGACGAGTATTTAGAAGATGAAGAGCTTCAAGCTAAAATTGAAGCTATGTATGCTGAATAA
- the obgE gene encoding GTPase ObgE: MFIDEVVITVKAGNGGDGSAAFRREKSVQFGGPDGGDGGNGGSIFFYADPNVNTLVDFKYKKIFKAQHGENGQKKQMFGKAGEDLIIKVPVGTQVRDLQTGKLLLDMNEKNETRMLLKGGRGGWGNVHFKTSTRKAPKIAEKGREGAELQVKLELKLIADVALVGYPSVGKSSFINRVSAANSKVGSYHFTTLEPKLGVVRLEEGKSFVIADIPGLIEGAHEGVGLGDKFLRHIERCKMIYHLVDVAEIEGRDAISDFEKINEELSKFSEKLAKKPQVVLANKMDLLWDMEKYETFKSYVEEKGYEVYPVSVLLNEGLKEILYKTFDKIQKVEREPLEEETDIMEVLQELKIQKDDFEITQDEEGVYHIEGRIVDGVLAKYVIGMDDESIVNFLHLMRSLGMEEAMQEAGIEDGDTVQIANVEFEYVE, encoded by the coding sequence ATGTTTATAGATGAAGTAGTCATTACGGTAAAAGCAGGGAATGGTGGAGATGGTTCCGCTGCGTTCCGAAGAGAAAAATCTGTTCAATTTGGAGGACCCGATGGTGGAGATGGAGGAAATGGTGGAAGTATATTCTTTTATGCAGATCCGAATGTCAATACTTTGGTAGATTTCAAATATAAGAAGATATTCAAAGCACAACATGGAGAAAATGGACAAAAGAAACAAATGTTTGGGAAAGCCGGGGAAGATTTAATTATCAAAGTACCGGTGGGAACACAAGTGAGAGATTTACAAACAGGAAAATTGCTTTTGGATATGAATGAGAAAAATGAAACTCGTATGCTATTAAAAGGTGGACGAGGAGGTTGGGGGAATGTTCATTTCAAAACCTCAACAAGAAAAGCTCCCAAAATTGCAGAAAAAGGAAGAGAGGGAGCAGAGCTTCAAGTAAAATTAGAATTAAAATTGATTGCGGATGTAGCTTTAGTGGGATATCCTTCTGTGGGAAAATCCAGTTTTATCAATCGAGTTTCCGCTGCTAATTCTAAGGTAGGAAGCTATCATTTTACAACTCTAGAACCAAAATTGGGAGTAGTTCGTTTAGAAGAAGGAAAATCTTTTGTGATCGCAGATATTCCGGGACTAATCGAAGGAGCCCATGAAGGGGTTGGTTTAGGAGATAAATTTTTACGACATATTGAAAGATGTAAGATGATTTATCATTTAGTGGATGTTGCTGAAATTGAAGGAAGAGATGCTATTTCCGATTTTGAAAAAATCAATGAAGAATTGTCAAAATTCAGTGAAAAATTGGCAAAAAAACCACAAGTGGTATTAGCAAATAAAATGGATTTACTTTGGGATATGGAAAAATATGAAACATTTAAGTCTTATGTCGAAGAAAAAGGCTATGAGGTGTACCCTGTATCTGTATTGTTGAATGAAGGGCTAAAAGAAATTTTGTATAAAACTTTTGATAAAATCCAAAAAGTAGAAAGAGAACCATTGGAAGAAGAAACAGATATTATGGAAGTATTACAAGAATTAAAAATTCAAAAGGATGACTTTGAAATTACTCAAGATGAAGAAGGAGTATACCATATAGAAGGACGTATTGTAGATGGTGTATTGGCGAAGTATGTTATCGGTATGGATGACGAGTCGATTGTTAATTTCTTACATTTGATGAGAAGTTTAGGTATGGAAGAAGCGATGCAAGAAGCAGGAATTGAAGATGGAGATACTGTACAAATAGCAAATGTAGAATTTGAATATGTAGAATAG
- the miaA gene encoding tRNA (adenosine(37)-N6)-dimethylallyltransferase MiaA — protein MERKAVIIGGPTGVGKTSLSINLAKELKADIISADSAQVYQGLDIGTAKIRKEEMQGIRHHLLDVTAPTKKYSVGEFAEATNAILQEKYKKKENILLVGGTGLYLSAVSDGLSSLPPADLALRTKFMEKTTEELYQELLTQDVLSANTIHPNNRVRIERALEVFLLTGKSFVVLSKQNVKENPYSFHKIALERNREHLYDRINQRVDLMMEEGLLEEAKYLYQRYGEALKKLRIIGYDQLIEYFEGMISLEKAIELIKRDSRHYAKRQFTWFKQKKDYIWYNLDEQSEEEILSDIKNFLIKK, from the coding sequence ATGGAAAGAAAAGCAGTCATTATAGGAGGACCTACCGGAGTAGGAAAAACCTCTCTATCCATAAATTTAGCAAAAGAATTAAAAGCAGATATTATTTCAGCGGACTCTGCTCAAGTGTATCAAGGACTAGATATTGGAACTGCAAAGATAAGAAAAGAAGAAATGCAAGGAATAAGGCATCATTTATTAGATGTGACAGCACCTACTAAAAAATATAGTGTGGGAGAATTTGCAGAAGCAACGAATGCTATTTTACAAGAAAAATATAAAAAAAAAGAAAATATTCTTCTGGTTGGAGGAACCGGCCTGTATTTATCAGCAGTCAGTGATGGGCTTTCCTCTTTACCACCCGCTGATCTCGCTTTAAGAACAAAATTTATGGAAAAAACTACGGAGGAATTATATCAAGAGTTGTTAACTCAAGATGTTCTTTCTGCCAATACGATTCATCCAAATAATCGTGTTAGGATAGAAAGAGCTTTGGAAGTATTCTTATTGACAGGGAAGTCTTTTGTCGTTTTGTCGAAACAAAATGTAAAAGAAAATCCTTATTCTTTTCATAAAATTGCTTTAGAAAGAAATCGAGAACATCTTTACGATAGAATCAATCAAAGGGTAGATTTGATGATGGAAGAAGGACTCTTAGAAGAAGCGAAATATTTGTATCAAAGGTATGGAGAAGCTTTGAAAAAATTACGTATTATTGGTTATGATCAGTTGATAGAGTATTTTGAAGGTATGATTTCTTTAGAAAAAGCGATTGAATTGATTAAACGGGATAGTAGACATTATGCGAAAAGACAATTTACTTGGTTCAAACAAAAAAAAGATTATATTTGGTATAATTTGGATGAACAATCGGAAGAAGAAATTTTATCAGATATTAAGAATTTCTTGATAAAAAAATAA